One segment of Radiobacillus kanasensis DNA contains the following:
- a CDS encoding acetoin utilization AcuB family protein, which translates to MLVEEIMKREVISLPPNATIAEAYQILQDNPIRHIPIVNEDEELIGIVSDRDVRDASPSILSKEMGLSEMNHSIDTIMTTPVITIHPLDFVEEVASIFYEREIACLPVVQKNKLIGMVTEKDMLYTLIQLTGTHVQSSQVEIKVPNRAGILPEVAAIFGHRKVNIASVLVYPYKNDSSFKILVFRIQTMNPLPIIEDIQQAGYEVLWPNMGMTP; encoded by the coding sequence ATGTTAGTAGAAGAGATCATGAAGCGAGAGGTTATATCCTTACCACCAAACGCTACCATTGCAGAAGCCTATCAAATTTTACAAGACAATCCAATTCGTCATATCCCTATCGTCAATGAAGACGAGGAGCTTATTGGCATTGTCTCTGATCGCGATGTCCGTGATGCAAGCCCTTCTATCTTATCAAAGGAAATGGGCCTATCTGAAATGAATCACTCGATTGATACGATCATGACCACACCTGTCATCACGATTCACCCGTTAGACTTCGTAGAGGAAGTGGCTTCGATTTTTTATGAAAGAGAAATTGCTTGTTTACCCGTAGTTCAGAAAAACAAGCTAATCGGAATGGTTACAGAGAAAGACATGCTCTATACTTTAATTCAATTGACCGGTACGCACGTACAAAGCTCTCAGGTCGAAATCAAAGTACCAAATAGAGCTGGTATTCTACCTGAGGTAGCTGCAATCTTTGGTCATCGCAAAGTCAATATTGCATCCGTACTCGTTTATCCGTACAAAAATGATTCAAGCTTTAAAATTCTAGTTTTCCGTATCCAAACGATGAACCCGCTTCCTATTATTGAGGATATACAACAAGCAGGATATGAGGTCTTGTGGCCAAATATGGGGATGACTCCATGA
- the motP gene encoding flagellar motor protein MotP has product MKKVDLLTPVGITLGFLLIMFGILSSGGASGVVSFLDLASFFIVIGGLIAAILINFNRRQLKLTGQVLKEAFRQEQLPLPELIERFEMLSEKARREGLLSLEMEMESVQDPFLKKGILLAVDGYEPEVIRDILTAEIIAMEDRHQRGRAIIEKAGEYAPAWGMIGTLIGLVLMLKNLQDPSTLGPNMAVALLTTFYGTVLANLVFIPMASKLENRTDEEVFFKQIILEGVIGVQSGQNPHILREKLSAFLSTDMRKETKLGLDRNLTGETIHEA; this is encoded by the coding sequence ATGAAAAAAGTGGACTTACTAACACCTGTTGGCATAACGCTAGGTTTCCTGCTTATCATGTTTGGAATATTATCTAGTGGAGGCGCGTCTGGGGTTGTATCCTTTCTAGACCTCGCCTCCTTTTTTATTGTTATTGGTGGACTGATAGCAGCAATCCTAATAAATTTTAATCGGAGACAATTGAAGTTAACAGGACAAGTTTTAAAAGAAGCGTTTCGACAGGAGCAATTGCCTCTTCCGGAATTAATTGAACGCTTTGAGATGTTGTCAGAAAAGGCTCGTCGAGAAGGACTCCTATCTCTAGAAATGGAAATGGAGTCCGTTCAAGATCCTTTTTTGAAAAAAGGAATTTTACTCGCAGTCGACGGATATGAACCCGAAGTCATCCGAGATATTTTAACAGCAGAGATTATAGCGATGGAGGATCGTCATCAAAGAGGACGAGCTATTATCGAAAAAGCAGGGGAATATGCACCAGCATGGGGAATGATAGGAACCTTAATCGGACTTGTACTTATGTTAAAGAATTTGCAAGATCCTTCTACACTTGGTCCTAACATGGCGGTTGCATTGTTAACCACATTCTACGGAACGGTCCTAGCAAATCTTGTTTTTATCCCAATGGCAAGTAAACTAGAAAATCGTACAGATGAAGAGGTCTTTTTTAAACAAATAATCCTTGAAGGGGTTATCGGCGTACAATCTGGCCAAAATCCTCACATCCTAAGAGAGAAATTATCTGCCTTCCTTTCCACTGATATGCGCAAAGAAACAAAGTTAGGGTTAGATCGTAATCTAACAGGAGAAACCATCCATGAAGCTTAG
- a CDS encoding ketoacyl-ACP synthase III, producing the protein MLSPRITAIGTYVPQRRLTNFDLEQMVDTNNEWIIQRTGIKERRIARSDEYTSDLCISAVKDMMLRYNKKIDDVDMIIVATSTPDFPFPSVASIIQNKLGIANAGAIDLSAACAGFVYALHTAQGYVTSGLHKKILVIGADTISKITDYTDRSTCILFGDGAGAVLVEKDVKSNSFIGFHLGSDGSGAQHVYRRGLSGTVNDTELLDTRYLVQNGREVFRWVVRNIPDNIKVILDKTQTSIDQVNWFIPHSANLRLIEPICEKLDYPMTKTLYSLVNFGNTSAATIPLALDLGIREGKVKDGDKALLYGFGSGLVHAGQLLEWNLDEQINAPKPL; encoded by the coding sequence ATGTTAAGTCCAAGAATTACTGCTATCGGAACTTATGTACCCCAAAGAAGATTAACTAATTTTGATCTTGAGCAAATGGTTGATACAAACAATGAATGGATTATCCAAAGAACGGGCATAAAAGAACGCCGAATAGCCCGTTCTGATGAATATACCAGTGATTTATGTATCTCTGCTGTAAAGGATATGATGCTTAGGTACAATAAAAAAATAGATGATGTAGATATGATTATTGTGGCAACAAGTACACCTGATTTTCCATTTCCGTCAGTTGCAAGTATCATACAGAACAAACTAGGAATAGCTAATGCAGGTGCCATTGATTTAAGTGCGGCTTGTGCAGGATTTGTTTATGCCTTACACACTGCACAGGGATATGTTACTTCTGGACTACACAAAAAGATACTGGTTATAGGTGCCGACACCATATCAAAAATTACAGATTACACGGATAGAAGTACATGTATTTTGTTTGGAGATGGAGCAGGTGCAGTATTGGTTGAGAAGGATGTAAAATCCAATAGCTTTATTGGATTTCATTTGGGTAGTGACGGAAGTGGAGCACAACATGTATATCGTCGCGGATTATCAGGAACGGTAAATGACACGGAGTTATTAGATACTCGATACCTTGTCCAAAATGGGAGAGAAGTATTTCGTTGGGTGGTTAGAAATATACCTGACAACATTAAGGTCATCTTAGATAAAACACAGACCAGTATAGATCAAGTAAATTGGTTCATACCGCATAGTGCCAACTTAAGATTGATTGAACCTATCTGTGAAAAGTTGGATTATCCAATGACAAAAACACTTTATAGTTTAGTTAACTTTGGAAATACTTCAGCTGCTACAATCCCTTTAGCACTGGATCTTGGAATTCGAGAGGGAAAAGTTAAAGATGGAGACAAAGCTCTTTTGTACGGTTTTGGTTCTGGCTTAGTTCATGCTGGTCAATTGCTAGAATGGAATTTAGATGAGCAAATTAATGCACCAAAACCACTGTAA
- a CDS encoding bifunctional 3-deoxy-7-phosphoheptulonate synthase/chorismate mutase → MGNEQLDQLRDKLDEVNLEILNLINSRAELVKEIGEIKEKQGAIYYDPVREREMLNKITAQNNGPFEDSTIVHLFKEIFKAGLELQKDDHRKALLVSRKKKPEDTVIEINGERFGDGNQHFIMGPCAVESYEQVAAVAEAVKKQGLKLLRGGAFKPRTSPYDFQGLGLEGLKILKRVADEYELAVVSEIVNPADIEKAVEYIDVIQIGARNMQNFELLKAAGEVDKPVLLKRGLSATIAEFINAAEYIMSRGNGNIILCERGIRTYEKATRNTLDITAVPILKQETHLPVMVDVTHSTGRRDLLLPAAKAALAIGADGVMAEVHPDPAVALSDSAQQMDIETFDKFMSELKK, encoded by the coding sequence TTGGGGAATGAGCAACTAGACCAGTTACGCGATAAATTAGATGAGGTAAATTTAGAGATTTTAAACCTTATCAACAGTCGTGCTGAGCTTGTCAAAGAGATTGGAGAAATTAAAGAGAAGCAAGGTGCCATCTATTATGATCCAGTCCGAGAGAGAGAGATGCTGAACAAGATTACAGCACAAAACAACGGACCGTTTGAAGACTCAACGATTGTTCATTTATTTAAGGAAATCTTCAAAGCAGGTCTAGAGTTACAAAAAGATGACCATCGCAAAGCTCTGTTAGTTTCCAGAAAGAAAAAGCCAGAAGATACCGTTATTGAGATTAATGGAGAAAGATTTGGAGATGGAAATCAACACTTCATTATGGGACCATGTGCGGTAGAAAGTTACGAGCAAGTAGCTGCTGTTGCCGAAGCCGTGAAAAAACAAGGATTAAAATTATTACGCGGTGGTGCCTTTAAACCAAGAACATCTCCATATGATTTCCAAGGACTTGGATTAGAAGGATTAAAAATATTAAAACGTGTAGCGGACGAATATGAATTGGCAGTCGTTAGTGAAATCGTAAACCCAGCTGATATTGAAAAAGCAGTGGAATACATTGATGTTATTCAAATCGGTGCACGTAACATGCAAAACTTTGAATTGTTAAAAGCAGCAGGTGAAGTTGATAAACCAGTCTTACTGAAGAGAGGATTGTCTGCTACAATTGCTGAATTTATAAATGCAGCGGAATATATTATGTCTCGAGGCAATGGAAATATCATTCTTTGTGAACGAGGCATTAGAACCTATGAGAAAGCTACTCGAAACACTTTAGATATTACGGCAGTACCAATTTTGAAACAGGAGACACACTTGCCAGTAATGGTCGATGTGACGCACTCTACAGGACGTAGAGACTTATTACTTCCAGCAGCAAAAGCAGCTCTAGCTATTGGAGCAGATGGGGTAATGGCGGAAGTACATCCAGATCCTGCAGTTGCATTGTCCGACTCTGCACAGCAAATGGATATTGAAACATTTGACAAATTTATGAGCGAATTAAAAAAATAA
- a CDS encoding GNAT family N-acetyltransferase, whose translation MIHEKIYSSKQLKTENETMLVEGPLMSNELSNYHFHPDLVAFRPAPKQFEALKEIAELPEGRIYVARTEDTIVGYVTFLHPDPLERWSTFNMEELIELGAIEIAPDYRGYQLGSTLLEIAVADSNMEHYIIISTEYYWHWDLKGTQLSIWNYRKIMEKMMSAGGLKPAPTDDPEIMAHPANCLMVRIGKHVSEASIQKFQRLRFLSRSTS comes from the coding sequence TTGATCCACGAAAAAATATACAGTTCTAAACAGTTAAAAACTGAAAATGAAACGATGTTAGTAGAAGGGCCACTAATGTCTAATGAGTTATCAAACTATCATTTTCACCCTGATTTAGTTGCCTTTCGCCCTGCACCAAAACAATTCGAAGCGTTAAAAGAAATTGCAGAATTACCAGAAGGAAGAATTTATGTAGCACGAACCGAGGACACCATTGTTGGGTATGTTACCTTTCTACACCCAGATCCATTAGAAAGATGGTCTACGTTCAATATGGAGGAGCTAATTGAGTTGGGTGCCATTGAGATTGCACCAGATTATCGAGGATATCAACTTGGTTCCACTTTGTTGGAAATCGCCGTTGCTGATTCCAACATGGAACATTATATTATCATTTCAACTGAGTACTATTGGCACTGGGATTTAAAGGGAACTCAACTTAGTATTTGGAACTATCGAAAAATCATGGAAAAAATGATGAGTGCTGGAGGACTAAAACCCGCACCTACAGATGACCCAGAAATCATGGCACATCCAGCAAACTGTTTAATGGTCCGAATTGGGAAACATGTATCCGAAGCGTCCATCCAAAAGTTTCAGAGACTACGTTTTCTAAGTCGTTCCACATCATAA
- the ccpA gene encoding catabolite control protein A, which yields MTVTIYDVAREANVSMATVSRVVNGNPNVKPATRKKVLNTIQQLGYRPNAVARGLASKKTTTVGAIIPDISSIFFSELARGIEDIATMYKYNIILSNSDQNKDKELHLINTMLEKQVDGIVYMGGVITEDHINQFQSASVPVVLAATVDETHTIPSVNIDYEEAAYEATNLLIDHGHQHPAFVTGTEETEMNNQKYAGYLRAVKENNKEVIEERIINGDYSYDSGMEAIEQLLELENRPSAVFVASDEMALGVIHGAQDRGLNVPGDIEVFGFDNTRLATMVRPTLSTIVQPMYDIGAVAMRLLTKYMNKEEVADQNIILPHRMIERNSTKSE from the coding sequence ATGACTGTCACAATATATGATGTAGCAAGAGAAGCCAATGTTTCCATGGCAACCGTATCTAGGGTTGTCAATGGAAACCCAAATGTAAAACCTGCAACACGTAAAAAAGTTTTAAACACGATTCAACAATTAGGGTACCGTCCGAATGCAGTAGCTCGTGGTTTGGCTAGTAAGAAAACGACGACGGTTGGAGCAATTATCCCGGATATATCTAGTATCTTTTTCTCGGAGTTAGCGAGAGGGATTGAAGATATTGCGACCATGTATAAATATAACATTATCTTAAGTAACTCCGACCAAAACAAGGATAAAGAACTGCACCTTATTAACACGATGCTTGAAAAGCAAGTGGACGGAATTGTCTATATGGGTGGTGTCATTACCGAAGACCATATTAATCAGTTCCAGAGTGCATCTGTACCAGTTGTCCTTGCGGCTACAGTAGATGAGACACATACGATTCCATCGGTTAACATTGATTATGAAGAAGCGGCTTATGAAGCGACAAACCTTTTAATCGATCACGGACATCAGCACCCTGCTTTTGTAACAGGAACAGAAGAAACGGAAATGAACAATCAAAAATATGCGGGTTACCTTCGTGCCGTTAAAGAAAATAATAAAGAAGTTATCGAGGAAAGAATCATCAATGGTGATTATTCTTATGATTCTGGAATGGAAGCGATTGAGCAATTATTAGAACTTGAAAATCGTCCAAGCGCAGTGTTTGTTGCATCGGACGAAATGGCACTAGGTGTGATTCATGGTGCACAGGATCGTGGACTGAACGTTCCCGGGGACATTGAAGTATTTGGTTTTGATAATACACGATTAGCTACGATGGTTCGTCCGACGTTATCTACCATTGTTCAGCCTATGTATGATATCGGGGCTGTTGCGATGCGTTTATTAACCAAATATATGAACAAAGAAGAGGTTGCAGATCAAAACATTATCCTACCTCACCGTATGATTGAAAGAAATTCAACAAAATCTGAATAA
- the motS gene encoding flagellar motor protein MotS, whose protein sequence is MKLRQKEKKNKGAPKWMVTYADMVTLVLVFFILLFSMSQLDMVKFQELAESFRNRMIFDAYPSVVSNENPTNEEKQEEAGQDEVLDDPVEKQPVAVPEEEVDSLDQLLQLVNAFIKENNLEATVTANRRQEGVELVLQEKVLFDSGEAEIIEAGRPLLDRIATLLKNVPNKIKVEGHTDNRPISNFRYPSNWELSGARASSVIRYLEDNHQFQGSKFEASIGYGDTKPIVPNTSSENWSKNRRVEIVILQQVENSNT, encoded by the coding sequence ATGAAGCTTAGGCAAAAAGAGAAAAAAAATAAAGGCGCACCGAAATGGATGGTGACTTATGCAGATATGGTCACGCTTGTGCTTGTGTTCTTTATTCTGCTTTTTTCCATGTCACAGTTAGATATGGTCAAGTTTCAAGAACTGGCGGAATCTTTTCGCAATCGGATGATATTTGATGCTTATCCGTCAGTTGTTTCGAATGAAAATCCTACTAACGAAGAGAAGCAGGAAGAAGCAGGGCAGGATGAAGTGTTAGATGACCCAGTTGAAAAACAACCTGTTGCGGTACCAGAGGAAGAGGTGGATTCGTTAGATCAGCTCCTGCAGCTAGTCAATGCCTTTATTAAAGAAAATAACCTAGAAGCAACTGTAACCGCTAATCGCAGGCAAGAAGGAGTCGAGTTAGTCCTACAAGAAAAGGTCTTATTTGATTCGGGTGAAGCTGAGATTATTGAAGCAGGTAGACCATTACTTGACCGAATAGCCACTTTATTAAAAAATGTACCGAATAAAATAAAAGTAGAAGGACATACGGACAATCGTCCTATTTCAAATTTTCGATACCCCTCAAATTGGGAGCTTTCTGGTGCAAGAGCGAGTAGTGTCATTCGTTACCTAGAAGATAATCATCAATTTCAAGGAAGTAAATTTGAGGCTTCTATTGGATATGGAGACACGAAGCCTATTGTACCTAATACTTCTTCAGAGAATTGGAGTAAAAACAGGCGAGTGGAAATCGTCATTCTCCAACAGGTGGAAAATAGTAATACATAA
- a CDS encoding acetoin utilization protein AcuC has protein sequence MKCDAKFVYSEDLLTYQFGTEHPFNQQRIKMTKELLEAEGILTDTEIVEPRMATEEELLLVHTSEYVDVIQKASKEKIDSEKFLNYGIGTEDTPIFPGMHDASRLLVGSSLTAVDQVMSGEARHALNLGGGLHHGFPNKASGFCIYNDAAVAIQYIRKNYNLRVLYVDTDAHHGDGVQNIFYNDPNVCTLSIHETGRYLFPGTGQVHERGVQAGYGYSFNVPVDAFTEDESFIEMYESSLIKVMNYFQPDIIISQNGADAHCYDPLTHLCSTMQTFEFIPKLAHQLAHDYCDGKWIALGGGGYDIWRVVPRAWAQIWSVMQTDTTFQGTLPIEWIKRWEKQSPVSLPHSWHDDEGIYPPIPRKEEITEKNKRTLDILLQYTKNQDKFHNQF, from the coding sequence ATGAAATGTGATGCTAAGTTTGTTTACTCAGAGGATTTGTTAACTTATCAATTTGGAACGGAGCATCCTTTCAACCAACAAAGAATTAAAATGACAAAAGAACTCCTTGAGGCAGAAGGAATTCTTACAGATACAGAGATAGTAGAACCGAGGATGGCAACAGAGGAAGAGCTCCTATTAGTACACACATCCGAATATGTAGATGTCATTCAAAAAGCTAGCAAAGAGAAAATAGATTCTGAGAAATTTCTCAACTACGGCATTGGTACAGAAGACACCCCTATTTTTCCAGGCATGCATGATGCTTCCCGTTTGTTGGTTGGCTCAAGTCTTACTGCGGTCGACCAAGTTATGTCAGGAGAAGCACGACATGCTCTTAATTTAGGAGGTGGCTTGCATCACGGTTTTCCGAATAAAGCATCCGGTTTCTGTATTTACAATGATGCTGCAGTGGCGATTCAATATATACGGAAAAACTATAACTTACGCGTTTTATACGTAGACACCGATGCCCACCATGGTGATGGGGTTCAAAATATTTTTTATAATGATCCTAATGTATGTACGCTTTCCATTCATGAGACAGGAAGATATTTATTTCCTGGTACTGGGCAAGTTCATGAGCGAGGGGTTCAAGCTGGATATGGCTACTCCTTTAATGTACCAGTTGATGCCTTTACGGAAGATGAGTCCTTTATAGAAATGTATGAGTCCTCTCTTATAAAGGTCATGAACTATTTCCAACCTGACATTATCATTAGCCAAAATGGAGCGGATGCGCATTGTTATGATCCTCTCACCCATCTATGCTCAACAATGCAAACATTCGAATTCATTCCGAAACTTGCCCATCAATTAGCGCACGATTATTGTGATGGGAAATGGATTGCACTTGGTGGAGGTGGATATGATATTTGGAGGGTTGTACCAAGAGCATGGGCTCAAATATGGAGCGTCATGCAAACGGATACAACGTTCCAAGGTACTCTACCGATTGAATGGATCAAGCGGTGGGAAAAGCAATCTCCTGTTTCTTTACCTCATTCTTGGCACGATGATGAAGGGATTTATCCACCGATTCCTAGAAAAGAAGAGATAACAGAAAAAAATAAACGTACCTTAGATATCCTCCTACAATATACGAAAAACCAAGACAAATTTCATAATCAATTCTGA